A stretch of Geobacter sp. DNA encodes these proteins:
- a CDS encoding 3-hydroxyacyl-ACP dehydratase encodes MLIGIDLGSRSIKLAAVRDGLLVDSLVMESGYAPHDQARELLGRFNPRRVIATGYGRHLAQKHLSGEVITEIKAHALGARYHAPDCTTVLDVGGQDSKVINLDTNGKVCNFQMNDKCAAGTGRFLEIMAATLGYTLDEFGPAALAATREMTIGSMCAVFAESEVISLKNRGMLPQDIARAVHLSVVERLVAMLNKAGYGKHVLFSGGAARNPALVQLLRQRLDAEVSVPVQPEINGALGAALYAGIILNREEPVGGE; translated from the coding sequence ATGCTGATCGGCATTGACCTCGGGTCGCGTTCCATCAAGCTTGCCGCGGTCAGGGATGGTCTCCTGGTGGATAGCCTGGTCATGGAGAGCGGCTATGCACCCCATGACCAGGCCAGGGAGCTCCTGGGGCGTTTCAACCCACGACGGGTGATTGCGACGGGATATGGGCGGCACCTCGCCCAGAAACACCTGTCCGGGGAAGTGATCACCGAGATAAAGGCACATGCCCTGGGCGCCCGCTACCATGCGCCTGACTGTACCACCGTCCTTGATGTCGGCGGCCAGGACTCCAAGGTGATCAACCTGGACACAAACGGCAAGGTCTGCAACTTCCAGATGAACGACAAGTGCGCCGCCGGCACCGGCCGCTTCCTGGAGATCATGGCCGCAACGCTTGGCTACACCCTTGACGAGTTCGGTCCGGCCGCCCTTGCCGCCACCCGGGAGATGACCATAGGCAGTATGTGTGCCGTATTTGCCGAATCAGAGGTCATCTCCCTCAAGAACCGGGGGATGCTCCCCCAGGATATTGCCAGGGCAGTTCATTTGTCGGTAGTTGAACGGTTGGTGGCCATGCTGAACAAGGCTGGGTATGGCAAGCACGTGCTTTTCAGCGGAGGGGCCGCTCGCAATCCGGCGCTGGTCCAGCTTCTTCGCCAGCGTCTCGACGCGGAGGTTTCCGTTCCCGTGCAGCCAGAGATCAACGGTGCGCTCGGCGCGGCGCTCTATGCCGGCATCATCCTGAATCGGGAAGAGCCGGTTGGCGGGGAGTAA
- a CDS encoding 2-hydroxyacyl-CoA dehydratase, with amino-acid sequence MDAQLFEVKSNPELWASLDMNVERFSGMPKMLTEAYRNIFLSQKNRPEKMAYFDDMVANIHTGRIEELMAAKKEGRPVVGTFCVYVPEEIIMAVDGVCVGLCGGAQGSIADAEKVLPRNICPMVKSAFGFKIGKICPYFQAVDFVYGETTCDAKKKTWELLDREVPTHVMEIPQMKRERDKALWIEEVRDFKAKVEEVSGKTATTERIAASITTMNNKRRALQRLNSLRHHNPAPISGKDMLLIQQIAFYDDPVRFTSRVNELCDELEGRIASGSAVAPVSAPRVLVSGTPMALPNWKLHHLIESGGGVVVNEESCIGTRYYKDLTDESATTLDEQLALLTERYMKIDCSCFTPNDERVEQVLAEYRASGAQGIIDYCLQFCHTYNIEAVKIREMCEREGIPFLAIESDYSPEDIGQLQTRIEAFLEQLRD; translated from the coding sequence ATGGACGCGCAACTGTTTGAAGTGAAGAGCAACCCCGAACTCTGGGCCAGTCTGGACATGAATGTGGAGCGGTTCAGCGGAATGCCGAAGATGCTGACCGAGGCGTACCGGAACATCTTTCTCAGCCAGAAGAACCGGCCGGAGAAGATGGCGTATTTCGACGATATGGTCGCCAACATCCATACCGGCCGGATCGAGGAGCTGATGGCGGCAAAGAAAGAGGGGCGGCCGGTGGTCGGCACCTTCTGCGTCTATGTGCCGGAAGAGATCATCATGGCGGTGGACGGGGTCTGTGTCGGGCTCTGCGGCGGTGCCCAGGGCTCCATCGCCGATGCCGAGAAGGTCCTGCCGCGCAACATCTGTCCGATGGTGAAGTCGGCTTTCGGTTTCAAGATCGGCAAGATCTGCCCCTATTTCCAGGCCGTCGATTTCGTCTATGGCGAGACCACCTGCGATGCCAAGAAGAAGACCTGGGAGCTGCTCGACCGCGAGGTGCCGACCCATGTCATGGAGATCCCGCAGATGAAGCGGGAGCGGGACAAGGCGCTTTGGATCGAGGAGGTGAGGGATTTCAAGGCCAAGGTGGAAGAGGTGTCGGGCAAAACCGCAACCACCGAGAGGATCGCCGCATCCATCACGACCATGAACAACAAGCGGCGTGCCCTGCAGCGGCTCAACTCCCTTCGTCACCACAATCCCGCCCCGATCAGCGGCAAGGACATGCTCCTCATCCAGCAGATCGCCTTCTATGACGATCCGGTCCGCTTCACCTCCAGGGTCAACGAGCTGTGCGATGAGCTCGAAGGGAGGATCGCCAGCGGCAGCGCCGTTGCGCCCGTATCGGCACCCAGGGTGCTGGTTTCCGGCACCCCGATGGCGCTTCCGAACTGGAAGCTGCACCACCTGATCGAGTCAGGGGGAGGGGTGGTGGTGAACGAGGAGAGCTGCATCGGCACCCGCTACTACAAGGACCTGACCGACGAGAGCGCCACGACCCTGGACGAACAGCTTGCGCTTCTGACCGAACGGTACATGAAGATCGACTGCTCCTGCTTCACCCCGAACGACGAGCGGGTCGAACAGGTGCTGGCCGAGTACCGTGCTTCCGGTGCCCAGGGGATCATCGATTACTGCCTCCAGTTCTGCCATACCTACAACATCGAGGCGGTAAAGATCCGCGAGATGTGCGAGCGGGAAGGGATTCCCTTCCTCGCTATCGAGAGCGACTATTCACCCGAAGACATCGGCCAGCTCCAGACCCGCATCGAGGCCTTCCTTGAGCAGCTGAGGGACTAG
- a CDS encoding rhodanese-like domain-containing protein → MKLLLATCALVSLITCSVASAAGYNYLEADDFKKWLESGRKMTIVDIQPHAEFVKHHFKGAVETNAFPAQSAEERARLDKVLPLVAETSSDVVVVCPRGGKGAKGAYDYLKEKGVKEERLQILEDGMQGWPHKEMTVDGDK, encoded by the coding sequence ATGAAACTGCTTCTTGCCACCTGCGCCCTGGTTTCTTTGATCACCTGTTCGGTAGCCTCTGCTGCCGGCTACAACTATCTCGAAGCCGACGACTTCAAGAAATGGCTGGAGAGCGGCCGGAAGATGACCATCGTCGATATCCAGCCCCATGCAGAATTTGTGAAGCACCATTTCAAGGGGGCCGTGGAGACCAATGCCTTCCCGGCGCAGAGCGCAGAGGAGCGGGCGCGTCTCGACAAGGTCCTGCCGCTGGTCGCGGAGACCTCCAGCGATGTCGTGGTGGTCTGCCCCCGCGGCGGTAAAGGCGCCAAGGGGGCCTACGATTACCTGAAGGAGAAGGGTGTCAAGGAAGAGCGGCTACAGATCCTGGAAGACGGGATGCAGGGCTGGCCCCACAAGGAGATGACCGTCGACGGCGACAAGTAG
- a CDS encoding L-seryl-tRNA(Sec) selenium transferase, which translates to MRKSYSQIPKVDRILTLPAVEQMLAGQPKPVVLTAVRTVLDRLRATAVHGRLAEPIDEAGLCALIESELARANAPSLHPVVNGTGVVIHTNLGRSLLTPAACRHLAEAAERYTNLEIDLATGERGERYCHVEGLLCELTGAEAALVVNNNAAAVLLALSGLAFGREVVVSRGELVEIGGSFRIPDVMRQSGGILREVGTTNRTHPKDYRSAVTPETALFLKIHTSNFAVVGFTAEVSAEELVAIGREQGIPVMADIGSGCLVDLAPFGIPGEIPIRDYVRAGIDVITCSGDKMLGGPQAGIILGRRDLLAELRKHPLLRALRIDKLTLAALEATLRLYRDERQALAEIPTLRMLTTPLAELRAKGQWYLRRLRRQAPAAVRLSPETGSSQVGGGALPLVDLPSFLIAVEADGWQAQEIDTAFRNSRVPVVGRINRGRYLLDVRTLQECDLLALVDALALLAAPSFKNG; encoded by the coding sequence ATGCGAAAAAGTTATTCCCAGATTCCGAAGGTTGACAGGATCCTGACGTTGCCGGCCGTCGAACAGATGCTTGCCGGCCAGCCGAAACCGGTGGTGCTGACTGCCGTCCGCACGGTCCTCGACCGGCTCCGCGCAACAGCGGTCCATGGACGTCTGGCAGAGCCGATCGACGAGGCCGGCCTCTGTGCCCTGATCGAAAGCGAACTGGCGAGGGCCAACGCGCCGAGCCTGCACCCGGTGGTGAACGGCACCGGTGTGGTCATCCATACCAATCTCGGCCGCTCGCTCCTGACGCCGGCTGCCTGCCGCCATCTTGCCGAGGCGGCAGAGCGTTATACCAACCTGGAGATCGACCTGGCAACCGGCGAGCGGGGGGAGCGCTACTGCCACGTGGAGGGTCTGCTCTGCGAACTGACCGGTGCCGAAGCGGCGCTGGTGGTGAACAACAACGCGGCTGCGGTCCTGCTTGCGCTCTCCGGGCTGGCTTTCGGCCGCGAGGTGGTGGTTTCCCGCGGGGAACTGGTGGAGATCGGCGGTTCGTTCCGCATACCGGATGTCATGCGCCAGAGCGGCGGCATCCTGCGGGAGGTCGGGACCACCAACCGGACCCATCCTAAGGATTACCGGAGCGCCGTTACCCCGGAGACCGCCCTGTTCCTCAAGATCCATACCAGCAACTTTGCCGTAGTCGGCTTTACTGCCGAGGTGAGCGCTGAGGAGCTGGTGGCGATCGGTCGCGAGCAGGGGATACCGGTCATGGCTGACATCGGCAGCGGCTGTCTGGTTGATCTCGCCCCCTTTGGCATTCCGGGCGAAATCCCCATCCGGGACTACGTCCGGGCGGGTATCGATGTCATCACCTGCAGCGGCGACAAGATGCTGGGGGGGCCGCAGGCCGGCATCATCCTCGGCAGGCGTGACCTTCTGGCAGAACTCCGCAAACATCCGCTGCTCAGGGCGCTCAGGATCGACAAGCTCACCCTTGCCGCCCTGGAAGCGACCCTGCGGCTCTACCGGGACGAGCGCCAGGCCCTGGCCGAGATCCCGACGCTCAGGATGCTGACGACCCCTCTTGCCGAGCTCAGGGCCAAGGGGCAATGGTATCTGCGCCGCCTGCGCCGACAGGCGCCGGCAGCGGTGCGGCTTTCCCCGGAAACGGGGAGTTCCCAGGTCGGCGGCGGGGCATTGCCCCTGGTCGATCTCCCTTCCTTCCTCATCGCGGTCGAAGCGGACGGCTGGCAGGCGCAGGAGATCGACACGGCATTCCGGAACAGCCGGGTGCCGGTGGTTGGGCGGATCAACCGCGGCCGTTATCTCCTCGACGTGCGGACCCTGCAGGAGTGCGACCTGCTGGCACTTGTCGACGCCCTTGCCCTCTTAGCCGCACCTTCGTTCAAAAACGGATAG
- a CDS encoding cytochrome C gives MDQNAATPGIQQKTYDAASFQGAVDLAAWDLSIACGSCHVGGGFVEKDRNGQRFSSLASIQQAGGEQMAGVFDPYLFYVQDQYDQITGAPNHVLKQAPWSFPYFNNMNPADGAFKAPFGWGQAAWGNGIQDGQLMMPNVKEMDCLFCHSKGYNNLMASVMTYSGMHFMSAMAGSGIMDTNSLSPTYQGYNAQNVSFTTYSTAQTGKVELVSLNGAALDNIKAKPDINNCKNCHAPSGLKDIPDMMRDFLSSAPMIYTASPMSPFTGVEMPAFDFNAPFGMTWDWQLGPYATSPTVTKYDIFGLLGYLPPTYTPDPSKSFSFIPSIGFPATMGPTVYNASIMAIEGVVGGGNPAGTGPLYYEKFVTAGDPTSGMDQNSLKRGAVPFPRADWFKRGDLFGDVSQEVHLDFGCAGCHMDTATSKVDNGTFDGKSQCDPGRGYDSASATEAVPGVADSRNTVKKCIDCHITGKNSDGIAINTFNAPNPTAAHALRGLTNNVVNAVGVADDSGTEGTFLGNHIDAIDCTVCHVYKKQMVVRMLDSTSGNRYPGMYGTDPAKGMMGMFTDPMPGVTNELQEWTPLYTWQKIGTDDKVKNGTKNADWRRKVYGVNIITAAVWNNDDPSVDHNGDGVPGRSADRSKVTAATPFNIVTNYDPPIARNMKAGMNYGPSGFAPIPVGFGNGQYASAFAQDGSFTGAFQYVGLYGGNINLSTPEEISAYKAFRTTYKAGLDNKDWSGVKLLYVGGPYMITHNVRRTNQYTLGKSCADCHAPNKGFFDGGFNMTGLAIKAEAGKQFMMSGAETLQVVAHKDDLDTGAELATKTGAAREVTFETLGDWNAATKTFTPNPSGEYKKILDLDRSQALYPDQVAYTAADGTVYPNREAYVAYLIAIGDAPKAEISSIGSTGVTVNPAEVTLTQGTAYTLAATSAGSLPAGNYTYTWGSTDVTSSENQVGQNVTRTFTKLGAYTLNLTVKNNNTNEVRTDSQTIKVVAPAPAAGLTTVGTVDAVTATKMATIPLSTMPAHTRLYVTWGDGGTNSYTTATASYNLSHKYYSAVSGKSYTMLVKVINGTTIVEQFNVTVTFP, from the coding sequence ATGGATCAAAATGCAGCAACCCCGGGTATTCAGCAGAAAACGTATGATGCAGCATCATTCCAAGGAGCAGTGGACCTCGCAGCATGGGATCTTTCCATTGCCTGTGGTTCCTGCCACGTCGGTGGCGGCTTCGTGGAGAAGGACCGCAACGGCCAGCGCTTCAGTTCGCTGGCATCCATCCAGCAGGCAGGCGGCGAGCAGATGGCGGGCGTTTTCGATCCGTACCTTTTCTATGTGCAGGATCAGTACGACCAGATCACCGGCGCCCCGAATCACGTCCTGAAGCAGGCGCCCTGGAGTTTCCCCTATTTCAACAACATGAATCCTGCCGATGGTGCCTTCAAGGCCCCCTTTGGCTGGGGTCAGGCAGCCTGGGGCAATGGCATCCAGGACGGTCAGCTGATGATGCCGAACGTCAAGGAGATGGACTGCCTCTTCTGTCACTCCAAGGGGTACAACAACCTGATGGCTTCGGTCATGACCTACAGCGGCATGCACTTCATGTCCGCCATGGCAGGTTCTGGCATCATGGACACCAACAGCCTGAGCCCGACCTATCAGGGGTACAATGCCCAGAACGTCTCCTTTACCACGTATTCTACGGCTCAGACAGGCAAGGTGGAGCTGGTGTCCCTGAATGGCGCCGCGCTTGACAACATCAAGGCGAAGCCGGACATCAACAACTGCAAGAACTGCCACGCTCCGTCGGGACTCAAGGATATCCCCGACATGATGCGCGACTTCCTCTCGTCTGCGCCGATGATCTATACGGCTAGCCCCATGTCGCCGTTTACCGGCGTCGAAATGCCCGCCTTCGACTTCAACGCACCGTTCGGCATGACCTGGGACTGGCAGCTCGGCCCCTATGCCACATCGCCGACCGTGACCAAGTACGATATCTTCGGTCTGCTCGGCTATCTGCCACCGACCTATACTCCCGATCCTTCCAAGTCGTTCTCGTTCATCCCGTCCATCGGCTTCCCGGCAACCATGGGGCCGACCGTGTACAACGCGAGCATCATGGCCATCGAAGGGGTGGTGGGGGGTGGCAACCCGGCCGGCACCGGCCCGCTCTACTACGAGAAGTTCGTGACGGCAGGCGATCCGACCTCCGGCATGGACCAGAACTCCCTGAAGCGGGGTGCCGTACCGTTCCCGCGCGCCGATTGGTTCAAGCGGGGCGATCTGTTTGGTGACGTCTCCCAGGAGGTTCACCTCGACTTCGGCTGTGCCGGTTGCCACATGGATACTGCTACGTCCAAGGTCGACAACGGCACCTTCGACGGCAAGAGCCAGTGCGATCCGGGCCGCGGCTATGATAGCGCCAGCGCAACCGAGGCGGTTCCGGGAGTTGCCGACAGCCGCAACACCGTCAAGAAGTGCATCGACTGCCACATCACCGGCAAAAACAGCGACGGTATCGCCATCAATACCTTCAATGCGCCCAACCCGACGGCTGCCCACGCCCTGCGCGGTCTCACCAACAACGTGGTGAACGCGGTCGGCGTTGCCGACGACAGCGGTACCGAGGGAACCTTCCTCGGCAACCACATCGATGCCATCGACTGCACCGTTTGCCACGTCTACAAGAAGCAGATGGTGGTTCGGATGCTCGATTCCACCTCCGGCAACCGCTATCCGGGCATGTACGGCACCGATCCGGCCAAGGGGATGATGGGGATGTTCACCGATCCCATGCCGGGCGTGACGAACGAACTGCAGGAGTGGACACCGCTCTACACCTGGCAGAAGATCGGCACCGACGACAAAGTGAAAAACGGTACGAAGAATGCCGACTGGCGCCGCAAGGTCTATGGTGTCAACATCATTACCGCTGCGGTCTGGAACAACGATGATCCGTCCGTCGACCACAACGGCGACGGCGTCCCCGGCCGTTCCGCTGATAGAAGCAAGGTGACGGCAGCCACCCCCTTCAATATCGTCACCAACTACGATCCCCCCATTGCCCGCAACATGAAGGCCGGCATGAACTACGGTCCTTCGGGCTTCGCGCCGATCCCGGTCGGCTTTGGCAATGGCCAGTACGCCAGCGCCTTTGCCCAGGACGGCAGCTTCACCGGTGCCTTCCAGTATGTCGGCCTCTACGGCGGCAACATCAACCTCTCCACGCCGGAAGAGATCTCGGCCTACAAGGCCTTCCGCACCACCTACAAGGCAGGTCTGGACAATAAGGACTGGTCCGGCGTCAAGCTTCTCTATGTCGGCGGTCCCTACATGATCACCCACAACGTCCGCCGGACCAACCAGTACACCCTTGGCAAATCGTGCGCCGACTGCCATGCACCGAACAAAGGGTTCTTCGATGGCGGCTTCAACATGACCGGTCTTGCCATCAAGGCCGAAGCCGGCAAGCAGTTCATGATGTCCGGCGCCGAGACCCTGCAGGTCGTTGCCCACAAGGACGACCTGGACACCGGGGCGGAACTCGCCACCAAGACCGGTGCAGCCCGTGAAGTTACCTTCGAGACCCTCGGCGACTGGAATGCCGCCACCAAGACCTTTACCCCCAACCCTTCGGGCGAGTACAAGAAGATCCTCGATCTCGACCGGAGCCAGGCGCTCTATCCCGACCAGGTCGCCTACACCGCAGCCGACGGCACTGTCTACCCGAACCGTGAGGCGTATGTCGCATACCTCATCGCCATCGGCGATGCACCGAAAGCCGAGATCAGCAGCATCGGCTCCACCGGCGTGACCGTAAACCCTGCCGAGGTGACCCTGACCCAGGGTACGGCCTACACCCTGGCTGCCACCAGTGCCGGTTCGCTTCCTGCCGGCAACTACACCTACACCTGGGGTTCCACCGACGTGACCTCCAGCGAGAACCAGGTAGGCCAGAACGTGACGCGCACCTTCACCAAGCTGGGGGCCTACACCCTGAACCTGACGGTGAAGAACAACAACACCAACGAAGTGCGGACCGACAGCCAGACCATCAAGGTCGTGGCCCCGGCCCCTGCGGCCGGCCTCACCACGGTGGGGACGGTGGATGCCGTAACGGCCACCAAGATGGCCACGATCCCGCTCAGCACCATGCCGGCCCACACCAGGCTGTACGTGACCTGGGGCGACGGCGGGACGAACAGCTACACCACGGCCACTGCCAGCTACAACCTGAGCCACAAGTACTACAGTGCCGTATCCGGCAAGAGCTACACGATGCTGGTGAAGGTGATCAACGGCACGACGATAGTGGAGCAGTTCAATGTGACGGTGACCTTCCCCTAG
- a CDS encoding cytochrome C — protein sequence MKRKRKQQLLMATAAAAGLAIGASVALAAHAPVQLYTFEEVGAQFGMPNNKMPVMVNPVTKKGMPYSPKQSCGTPAYDQAGNQTSACHDYNSISDHAFHSAQGRNQFVDNKAGTLMSDKVTYFSSDGQFDSTKAKPWTQSGAMVGKW from the coding sequence ATGAAAAGGAAGCGCAAGCAACAGCTTCTCATGGCCACGGCAGCAGCCGCCGGGCTGGCCATAGGGGCAAGCGTTGCCCTGGCTGCCCACGCACCAGTGCAGCTCTATACATTCGAAGAGGTCGGGGCCCAGTTCGGCATGCCCAACAACAAGATGCCGGTCATGGTCAATCCGGTCACCAAGAAGGGGATGCCTTACAGCCCAAAACAGAGCTGCGGCACCCCGGCCTACGACCAGGCAGGCAATCAGACCTCTGCCTGCCACGATTACAACAGCATCTCCGACCATGCCTTCCACTCTGCCCAGGGAAGGAACCAGTTCGTTGACAACAAGGCCGGCACCCTGATGTCGGACAAGGTTACCTACTTCAGCTCGGACGGACAGTTCGATTCCACCAAAGCAAAGCCATGGACGCAGTCGGGTGCCATGGTCGGCAAATGGTGA
- a CDS encoding PKD domain-containing protein → MARIFNDGAATTYDATNAKFIDNLFGYTNSLTGAKNTNGAFEYFNFGSTANYKAKVDNSIAGQMRDCGECHVGGGMMEYVNNTIPSTDYSAGVAYDPAKRTSLRNASTIFGSVLNAVTAFIDIFNPDPAKRGDVAVNDFSQTGVMEMDCLVCHFDGYDWSKRKEAIRKGEFDASRAIGAGLATSAVSGVQVVYDPAQVTTDADGNLVMNLADKMNAVPKAENCNACHQSEYNVDWKKRGDMWIAGKEVHFGIGCMGCHERKDAASPTVGTSGLSSSTTLGLCDPAKGGASPFDAMWNKLDRAQFKECVDCHAPATTPTYNTYNAPNPVVAHQLRGLTDQIAFDAAGNAKSHVELMDCSACHVRKSGFTGGAFVDGTGADEEGRLALHDQVEVARDMENGVGLHWLGGKLSSANLLTSMFWRDVNGLSAGLDANNDGRTAGMDALLQTHVNNINIASGLEAIMKDGLVTPAEITTHINALKGNGLGTGGSDTGIKTQLNIDDPTNSKVFLPKLSGLMVPFKSSHNIAPKTEAWGAKGCQECHAPNAGFYNGTYPIAGNMEGKFTYSSAQMASFTKVNGLSDPTDSHPNVVNKKGDRSMPVVLFTVDNPYTTTPVNANATIRNIDRSEMLYEATFKALNTAWSDNTQPITGAVRPAACSGPTSPFYCSAPGGVAAKAGATSTLGWLMKIDTTADNGTTVVSRTKQISSDQITTVDEIIANLGSAFCTGFEFNLVAIDSNADGTNDALQITAKSGYKIRLSKQCDVGPFGFGGVQYVAAPIVRANGTFNGRSDYVAYLDAIGAVPTAEINTIGSTGVTANPAEVTLTQGTAYALAATAANTNPAVAGNYTYTWGSTDVTSSENQVGQNVNRTFTKLGTYTLNLTVKNNNTNEVRTDSQTIKVVAPAPAAGLTTVGTVDAVTATKMATIPLSTMPAHTRLYVTWGDGGTNSYTTATASYNLSHKYYSAVSGKSYTMLVKVINGTTIVEQFNVTVTFP, encoded by the coding sequence TTGGCGAGAATATTCAATGATGGTGCAGCAACCACCTACGATGCAACCAATGCAAAATTCATCGACAACCTCTTCGGTTACACCAACTCGCTCACCGGTGCCAAGAACACCAATGGCGCCTTCGAGTACTTCAATTTCGGCTCAACGGCGAACTACAAGGCAAAGGTAGACAACTCCATAGCCGGCCAGATGCGTGACTGCGGCGAATGCCATGTCGGCGGCGGCATGATGGAGTACGTGAACAACACGATACCTTCAACCGACTACAGCGCCGGTGTGGCCTATGATCCGGCCAAGCGGACCTCCCTGAGAAACGCCAGCACCATCTTCGGTTCCGTTCTCAACGCTGTCACCGCCTTCATCGATATCTTCAACCCCGATCCGGCCAAGCGCGGTGACGTGGCAGTGAACGACTTTAGCCAGACCGGCGTCATGGAGATGGACTGCCTGGTCTGCCATTTCGACGGCTATGACTGGAGCAAGCGCAAAGAGGCGATCCGCAAGGGCGAGTTCGATGCGTCCCGCGCCATCGGCGCCGGTCTTGCCACCTCTGCGGTGAGCGGTGTCCAGGTCGTTTACGATCCGGCACAGGTGACCACCGATGCCGACGGCAACCTGGTCATGAACCTGGCCGACAAGATGAATGCGGTCCCCAAGGCGGAAAACTGCAACGCCTGCCACCAGTCCGAGTACAACGTGGACTGGAAGAAGCGGGGCGACATGTGGATTGCCGGCAAGGAAGTCCATTTCGGCATCGGCTGCATGGGGTGCCACGAACGCAAGGACGCCGCCAGCCCGACGGTTGGCACCAGCGGCCTTTCCTCCAGCACCACGCTTGGCCTGTGCGATCCCGCCAAGGGCGGCGCATCGCCGTTCGACGCCATGTGGAACAAACTGGACAGGGCGCAATTCAAGGAGTGTGTAGACTGCCATGCACCGGCAACCACGCCGACCTACAACACCTACAATGCGCCGAACCCGGTTGTGGCCCACCAGCTCAGAGGCCTCACCGATCAGATCGCCTTTGACGCAGCCGGCAATGCCAAGAGCCACGTGGAGCTCATGGACTGCTCTGCCTGCCACGTCAGGAAATCCGGCTTCACCGGCGGCGCCTTTGTCGACGGTACCGGTGCCGACGAAGAGGGACGTCTAGCCCTGCACGACCAGGTGGAAGTGGCACGCGACATGGAAAACGGCGTCGGCCTCCACTGGCTCGGCGGCAAGCTCTCTTCCGCCAACCTGCTCACCTCTATGTTCTGGCGCGACGTGAACGGCCTCTCCGCAGGGCTCGATGCCAACAACGACGGCCGCACCGCCGGCATGGATGCCCTGTTGCAGACCCATGTCAACAACATCAACATCGCCAGTGGTCTCGAAGCCATTATGAAGGACGGTCTTGTCACCCCGGCTGAGATCACCACCCATATCAATGCCCTCAAGGGGAACGGCCTCGGCACCGGCGGCAGCGATACCGGCATCAAGACCCAGCTGAACATCGACGATCCGACCAACAGCAAGGTGTTCCTGCCCAAGCTTTCCGGCCTGATGGTCCCCTTCAAATCGAGCCACAACATCGCTCCCAAGACTGAGGCTTGGGGCGCCAAGGGATGCCAGGAGTGCCACGCGCCCAATGCCGGTTTCTACAACGGCACCTACCCGATCGCAGGCAACATGGAAGGGAAGTTCACCTACAGCTCGGCTCAGATGGCCTCCTTCACCAAGGTGAATGGCCTCTCCGACCCGACCGACAGCCACCCGAACGTCGTGAACAAGAAGGGTGACCGTTCCATGCCGGTGGTCCTCTTCACGGTGGACAACCCCTACACAACCACACCGGTCAACGCCAACGCCACCATCCGCAACATCGACCGGAGCGAGATGCTGTACGAAGCGACCTTCAAGGCTCTCAACACGGCCTGGAGCGACAATACTCAGCCGATCACCGGCGCAGTACGCCCGGCTGCCTGCTCCGGACCGACCAGCCCCTTCTATTGCTCGGCTCCCGGTGGTGTGGCTGCCAAGGCGGGCGCAACCTCCACCCTCGGCTGGCTGATGAAGATCGACACCACGGCTGACAACGGCACCACGGTGGTCAGCCGCACCAAGCAGATCTCCAGCGACCAGATTACCACCGTCGACGAGATCATCGCCAACCTCGGCTCGGCATTCTGCACCGGCTTCGAGTTCAACCTGGTTGCCATCGACTCCAATGCCGATGGTACCAACGATGCCCTGCAGATTACTGCAAAGTCCGGCTACAAGATCAGACTGAGCAAACAGTGCGACGTCGGGCCATTCGGTTTCGGCGGAGTCCAGTACGTAGCCGCTCCCATTGTCCGCGCCAACGGCACATTCAACGGGCGCAGCGATTACGTGGCCTACCTCGACGCCATCGGCGCAGTACCGACGGCCGAGATCAACACTATCGGCTCCACCGGCGTGACAGCAAACCCTGCCGAGGTGACCCTGACCCAGGGGACCGCCTATGCCCTCGCTGCCACTGCTGCCAACACGAACCCGGCCGTTGCCGGCAACTACACCTACACCTGGGGTTCCACCGACGTAACCTCTAGCGAGAACCAGGTAGGTCAGAACGTAAACCGTACCTTCACCAAGCTGGGGACCTACACCCTGAACCTGACGGTGAAGAACAACAACACCAACGAAGTGCGGACCGACAGCCAGACCATCAAGGTCGTGGCCCCGGCCCCTGCGGCCGGCCTCACCACGGTGGGGACGGTGGATGCCGTAACGGCCACCAAGATGGCCACGATCCCGCTCAGCACCATGCCGGCCCACACCAGGCTGTACGTGACCTGGGGCGACGGCGGGACGAACAGCTACACCACGGCCACTGCCAGCTACAACCTGAGCCACAAGTACTACAGTGCCGTATCCGGCAAGAGCTACACGATGCTGGTGAAGGTGATCAACGGCACGACGATAGTGGAGCAGTTCAATGTGACGGTGACCTTCCCCTAG